Sequence from the Nocardiopsis sp. YSL2 genome:
ACCTCACCCCTGACGCGACGACCATCGTCGCCCTGACCTTCCCCGGGGGAGTGCTCCTGGCCGGCGACCGCCGGGCCACCCAGGGCAACGTCATCGCCAACCGCGACATGGAGAAGGTGTTCCGCACCGACGAGTTCTCGGCCGTGGCGATCGCCGGATCGGCCGGGTTCGGTATCGAGCTGGCCCGCCTGTACCAGGTCGAGCTGGAGCACTACGAGAAGATGGAGGGCCGTTCGCTCACCCTGGAGGGCAAGGCGAACAAGCTCTCGCAGATGGTCCGGGGCAACCTGGGCCTGGCGATGCAGGGATTCGTGATGATCCCCCTCTTCGTCGGGTTCGACGAGAACACCGCACAGGGGCGGGTGTTCAGCTACGACGCCGTCGGCGGGCGCTACGAGGAGCACCGCTACCACTCCATCGGCTCGGGCTCGGTCTACGCCCGGGGCTCCATCAAGAAGCTCTACAGCGACGACCTGGACGAGACCACCGCGATCAAGGTGGCGCTGGAGTCCCTCTACGACGCAGCCGACGACGACTCCGCCACGGGCGGGCCGGACCTGCACCGCAAGATCTTCCCGCTCATCGATGTCATCACCGAGGACGGACACCGGCGGATCCCCGCCGAGGACGTCGCCCGGCTGGCCACGGAGATGGTCGAGGCACGGGCCGCCGATCCCGACGGACCCACGGCCAGCCTGAGCTGACCACGGCCCCCGCCCCACACCAGACTTTCCCCGAGTAGCGAAGGAACGATCCGCGGTGTCGATGCCGTTCTACGTCGCCCCTGAACAGCAGATGAAGGACAAGGCGGACTACGCGCGCAAGGGCATCGCGCGCGGCCGCAGCGCCGTCGTCCTGCAGTACGAGGGCGGCATCCTCATGGTGGCGGACAACATGTCCCGCACCCTCCACAAGATCAGCGAACTGTACGACCGGATCGGCTTCGCCGCGGTCGGCCGCTACCCCGAGTTCGAGAACCTGCGCCTGATGGGCGTCCGCTTCGCGGACGTGCGCGGCTACCAGTACGACCGGCGCGACGTCAGCGGGCGCCAGCTCGCCAACATCTACGCCCAGACCCTGGGCACCGTCTTCAGCGAGAGCCTCAAGCCGTGGGAGGTGGAGATCGTCGTCGCCGAGGTCGGCGACACCGCCGCCGACGACGAGATCTACCGCATCACCTTCGACGGCTCCATCGTCGACGAGCAGGGCTTCGTGGCGGTCGGCGGCTCCTCCGACCACGTCGGAACGGTCCTGAAGGACCGCTTCGCCGCCGACGCGCCCCTGAGCGCGGCCCTCAACACGGCCACCCACGCGCTGGCCAGGGAGAACGGGGAGGAACGCGAACTGGAGGCCGCCAACCTGGAGGTCGCCGTGCTGGAACGCTCCAGGGAGCACCGCAAGTTCCGCCGCATCCACGGACGGCGTCTGACCTCGCTCATCGAGGAGGGGCAGGCGGCGGCCCGTCCCGCCTCCGGGGGCGGCGACACCACCGAGGACGAGGCCAACGAGTGACCTGCGAACAATGATCACGGTGCGGCGCGGGGACGCGCCGCGGCGCGGGTGTGGACGGCGAGGCCCCGCCGTCCGCACCCCGGTGACGGGAAGTTGGTGAGTCCGCGTGGAACGACGGATCTTCGGGCTGGAGAACGAGTACGGAGTCACGTGTACCTTCCGGGGACAGCGCAGACTGTCGCCCGACGAGGTGGCCCGCTACCTGTTCCGGCGGGTGGTCTCCTGGGGGCGCAGCAGCAACGTCTTCCTGCGCAACGGAGCCCGCCTGTACCTGGACGTGGGCAGCCACCCCGAGTACGCGACCCCCGAGTGCGACAGCCTGCTGGACCTGGTGGCCCACGACAAGGCGGGCGAGCGGATCCTCGAAGGGCTGCAGGTCGACGCCGAGCAGCGCCTGCACGAGGAGGGCATCGCCGGCGACATCTACCTGTTCAAGAACAACACCGACTCGGCGGGCAACTCCTACGGCTGCCACGAGAACTACCTCGTGGGCCGGCACGGCGAGTTCGGCCGCCTGGCCGACGTCCTCATCCCCTTCCTGGTCACCCGCCAGATCATCTGCGGAGCCGGCAAGGTGCTGCAGACCCCGCGCGGCGCCCTGTTCTGCGTCAGCCAGCGGGCCGAGCACATCTGGGAGGGCGTGTCCTCGGCGACCACGCGCTCGCGGCCCATCATCAACACCCGTGACGAGCCGCACGCCGACGCCGAGCGGTTCCGCCGCCTGCACGTCATCGTCGGCGACTCCAACATGAGCGAGACCACCACCCTCCTCAAGCTGGGCTCGACCGACCTGGTGCTGCGGATGATCGAGGCCGGTGTGGTCATGCGCGACTACACCCTGGAGAACCCCATCCGGGCCATCCGCGAGGTCAGCCACGACATGACCGGGCGGCGCAAGGTGCGCCTGGCCAACGGCCGCGAGGCCAGTGCCCTGGAGATCCAGCGCGAGTACCTGGAGAAGGTCCAGGGCTACGTCGACCGCCACGGCACCGACGCCGTCGGCAAGCGGGTCCTGGACCTGTGGCAGCGCACCCTGGAGGCGGTGGAGACCCAGAACCTGGACCTGGTCTCCCGGGAGATCGACTGGGTGGCCAAGTACAAGCTGCTGGAGCGCTACCGCGACAAGCACGACCTGTCCCTGTCCTCGCCCCGGGTGGCCCAGCTCGACCTGACCTACCACGACATCCACCGCGACCGCGGCCTGTTCTACCTGATGCAGAACCGCGGCCAGATGGAACGGGTGGTCAACGACCTGAAGATCTTCGAGGCCAAGTCGGTGCCCCCGCAGACGACCCGTGCCCGGCTGCGCGGCGAGTTCATCCGCCGGGCCCAGGAACAGCGCCGCGACTTCACCGTGGACTGGGTGCACCTCAAGCTCAACGACCAGGCACAGCGCACGGTGCTGTGCAAGGACCCCTTCAAGTCGGTGGACGAACGGGTGGAGAAGCTCATCGCCGGAATGTGAGCGGCCTGTGGACCGTGCGCCGGCCCCGCCGGACGGGGAGAAGCACAGGCGGGGACCGTCCGTCGAGGGGCGGCCCCCGTGCCCCCGGCGGACGGCCCCCGGGGCGACGGCGGACGGTGGAGAGCCCGGTGGGCGGGGCCTGTGGCGTCCGGGCACGGTCAGGAGTGGCCGAACTCCCTCTTTTCGGTAGTGTGACTCTGTCCTAAGCCGGAAATCAGAGGTTGTGACTCATGCACCGACGTGCTGCCGCCCTCGCGGTGCCACTGACCGCCATCGCCTTGGCGGTCTCAAGCTGTGGATCCATCCCCGACGAGTGGCGCACTCCCGCCTTCCTCCGCATGGGCGAGGACGAACTCGATCCCCGTCTGCCCGAGGTGCGCGGTGATGTCGGGGAGGAACCCGAGGTCGTCTTCCCGGACAACGAGCTGCCGGACGAGGAGCTCTCCGGCATCGTGAGCCAGGGGTCCGGCGAGGACGAGCTGGTGCGCAACGACGACCTGCTCGTCGCCAACGTCGCGCAGTACCAGTGGACCGCCCCGGGCGAGGGCGAGCTGGTGGAAGGGCAGTCCAGCTACGAGACGGGCGCGCCCGACCTCGTACGCATGGAGCAGATGCCCGAGTACATCACCGAAGGCCTGGTCAACCAGCCGGTCGGCAGCCGGGCGGTGTTCGTCTTCCCGCCGCTGACCGAGGAGGAGCGCACCCAGGCCGAGGCCGCCGGGCAGCCGGCTCCCGAGGGCGCCAGCGTCCTGGTCCTCGACGTCATGGACCGCTACAACAAGGGCGCGGTCGTTCCCGGCGAGCAGACCACGAACGGCGGCGGCGACCTCCCCGAGGTGGTCCAGGAGGGCCACAGCGAGCCGGAGATCACCATCCCCGAGACCGACCCGCCCGAGGACCTGGTGGTCGAACCCCTCATCGAGGGCGACGGCGCCGAGGTCGAGGAGGGCCAGCAGGTCATCGTCCAGTACACGGGCGTGCGGTGGGAAGCCGACGAGGACGGCGGGCACGAGCCCTTCGACTCGACCTGGAGCCGTGCCGGCGACCCGTTCGACACCACGATCGGCGCGGGCGCGGTCATCGAGGGCTGGGACGAGGGCATGGTCGGCCAGCGGGTCGGCAGCCGTCTGCTCCTGGTCGTCCCCGGTGACATGGCCTACGGCGAGACCGAGGAGGAGGCGATGGGCGGCCCCGTGGGCACCCTCGTCTTCGTGATCGACGTCCTGGGCGCGGTGGACAACCCGCCGCCCGCCGAGGAGCCCAGCGCCGAGCCCTCCGACGGAGCCGATGAGGAGGCCACGGAGGAGGAAGCCGCGGAGGAGGACTCCGGGGAGTAGCCGCCGCGGCGCCGCGCTCCGTGCGGCACACCGCGCCGCCGACGACACCGCGCCCGGCCGGGACGACCCGGCCGGGCGTTCGGTGTTCCCGGGCACCGGGCAGGACACGCCCGGGCCGCCGGTGGTCCGCGGCGTGCCCGAAGGGGTGCGTAGAGTCGGGACCAACGGTCCTGGAGCGAGGGGGAGTCCATGGCTGACCGGCGTCGCTACTGCTATGTGTCCGGGCTGAGCCTGGGCATCGCCGCTCTGGAGGAGCTGTGCGCCCAGGGGAGGCCGCCGAGCCTGGTGCTGTCCTACCCGGCCGAACTCGCGCACCGCTCCGGATACGCCGACTACGAGACGGTGACCCGCCGCCACGGACTGCCGCACGTGCGGGTCGCCGACATCAACTCCGACGAGGCCCGTGACGCCCTGGCGACCCACGGCATCGACCTGATGGTCGTGGCGGGCTGGTCGCAGATCGTCCACGAACAGGTGCTGTCCGCTCTGCCGCTGGGCGCGGTGGGCCTGCATCCCACGCCGCTGCCGGTCGGACGCGGACGCGCTCCCATCACCTGGACGATCCTGCGGGACTTCAGGTCCAGCGCGGTCACGCTCTTCCATCTGGAGCCCGAGCCCGAGACCGGCGACATCATCGACCAGACCTGGTTCGATCTGGCTCCGGACGTGACCGCGACCTGCCTGTACGGCACGGTGGCGCGGCTGCAGTCCGCCCTGCTGGTCCGCCACCTGGACGACATCCTGGCCGGCACCGCGCCGCGGCGGCGGCAGGCGGGACACGCCTCGGTGTGGCCGCGCCGCCGTCCCAGCGACGGCCACCTGGACTTCACCGCGGCCGGGCGGGACGTGGACCGCATGGTGCGCGCGCTGGCCGAGCCCTTTCCGGGTGCCTTCGGGATGTTCGGCGGCGCCCGGATCACGCTGTGCTCCGGGCGGCTCGACGAGTCCGTCCCCGGAGGGGCGCCGGGAGAGGTCGTCGCCGCGGGGCAGGGCCGTACCTGGGGTGTGACCTGTGGAGACGGGGCCGTCTTCGTCCCCGACGCCCTGCGTGTGGACGAGGGGGTGCGGGCCGAGCCCACCTCGCTGGCGATGTTCCGGCCGGGCACCTTCTTCGACGCGCCCTCGGCGCACATGCTCGACGCGACCCAGCGTGTGCCGGTCCCCGGCCAGGCGCGGAGTCCGGAGAGCCTGCTGCGCGCCTGAGCACTCAGCGGGGCGCCGACGCGGTCCCGCTCATCCCGCCCGCAGCAGCCGGGCGGCGTGCCGCCCGGCGGCCGCGGCGCTCAGGAACGCCGGCCGGTCCTCCTCCAGCCCCCGGCCCATCGTCGACACCTTCACCGGGAGGGCGCGCAGTTCGTCCTCCAGCCCCGCCACACCCACGTTGACCAGGGCGTGCCGCTGGCCCAGCGCGGCGGTCTGGGTGCGCACGAGTTCGCCGAAGGGGCCGGGCAGGGCGGGGACCACCACGTCGGCCCTGGCCAGGGCGACCCGGCCGAACGCTGTCAGGCTGTGGTGGGAGACCCCACGATGGCGCTCGCGCCGGTCGGCCTCGCTGATCCGCAGCGCGGCGACGGGGCGGCCGCCCAGGACGCCGACGGCGTTCACGGCCTCACCGCAGGCCACCCCGGAGAACCCCCAGGGCGTTCCCGTGCCGAGGTTGCCCGGCCCCTGGCAGAGCACGGCCAGGTCGGCGCGCAGGACATGGCGGGCGGCGAGCAGCCCGGAGTGCACCGTCACCGCCTCCAGATCGCCGCCGTAGGCCTGGCCGGTGGTCACGCATCCCGACACCAGCCCCTCGTGTCGCAGGGTCCCCACGAGCTGTGAGAAGGCCGCGGGCAGGGCGCCGCCGTCGAGCATCACGTACGCGATCCGGGCGCCGGGGTTCTCGGCGCGCACGCCCGCGACGACCGCGGGCAGCGACGAGTGCAGGTCGGCGACCACCACGGGCATCCCGTCCACGCCGGTCGCCGTGCGCAGCCGGTCGTGGTGGGGCGAGTCCTGTTCGTCGGTGCCCAGGACCGTGGTCTGCAGCGGTGTGTAGCGGGCCTTGACCAGGTGGCCGGGGCCCTCGCGGTCGGGCGGAAGGCGGTCCGGAACGGCCACGACCAGCGCGTATCCACCGGTGCCCAGCCCCAGGTCCAGGGCGCCGGTGTTGAGCAGTACCTCGTCGCCCACCTCCGGGCCGCCCACGACGTCGGGGTAGGCCAGCGCGCGGCACCGCCGCGGGGCGGGGTCGTCGTCCCCGCGCGGATGGACGTCCACCTCGCATACGCGTACCCCCGGCCAGGAGGGCAGGATCTGACGGACTTCTCCACGGCGCCACCGGATCATGCAGGGCACGGTACCTTCGATGCTGAGCCGGTGTCGGGACGACGCGCCCTCGCGTGCCCAGCCGGTCGTCCACCGAGTGTCGAGAAGGGTGCGGGCGATGTCGCGCAGGAAAACGGAACGCCAGCTGAACCTGGTCATCTGTCTGTTGTCCACGCGCCGCCATCTGACCGCCCAGGAGATCCGGCAGACGGTGCTGGGCTACGCCGAGGCGGAGTCGGAGTCGGCGTTCAAGCGGATGTTCGAGCGGGACAAGCGGGAGCTGCGCGACAGCGGCATCCCCATCCAGGTCGGCACCGGTGACGCGGTCAGCGGAGAGGAGGGCTACCGCATCTCCCGCAGCGACTACGAGCTGCCCGAGATCGAACTGCTGCCCGACGAGGCCCTGGTCCTGGGCCTGGCCGCGCGCGCCTGGCGGCACGCCTCGCTGGGTGAGGCGGCGGCCAACGCCCTGTTCAAACTGCGGTCGGCCGGCGTCCCGGTGGACACCGAGGCCGCCCCGGGACTGACCCCGGCCATGCGCACCGACGAGCCCTCCTTCAGGCCGGTGTGGCAGGCCGTGCGCGACCGCCGCCCCATCGCCTTCGACTACCGCAAGCCCGGCCAGGCCGGCTCGGAGCGGCGCGAGATCGAGCCGTGGGGCATCGTCAACCAGCACGGCCACTGGTACGTGGTGGGCCACGACCGCCATCGCGGGGCGCGCCGTGTCTTCCGGCTCGGGCGCGTACGCGGCGAGGTCGACGTGCTGCGCGGCGGACCCGACGTGCGGGTGCCCGAGGGCGTCGACCTGCGTTCGGTGGTGGCCACCCAGAAGGCCGAGCCCGAGCGCTCGGCCACCGTGCGGGTGCGCACCGACTCCGCGCACGAACTGCGCCGCCGCGCACTGCGCGTGGTGGCCGGTGAACGCGACGGCGCAGGGAGCGGATGGGACACCCTGAGCTACCCCTACGTCGACACCCCCGATCTGGTGCGGTCGGTGGCCTCCTTCGGCTCGCGCGCCGAACTGGTCGAGCCCGCCGACGCCCGCGCCGCGGTCGCCGCCCACCTGGCGGCCACCGCCGAGCACGAGGTCCCGCCGGGCGAGCCGGAGGACGCGGTCGCCCGGCACGAGGCCGCGGTGTCCGCCCGCGGCCCGCGCTCCTCCGACCAGCTGCGCCGCCTGCTCATGCTCGTGCCCTACGCCCTGGGCCGCGACCTGCGGGTCGAGGAGGTGGCCCGCCACTTCGGGCTCAGCGAGAAGCAGGTGGTGGCCGACCTCGGCCTGCTGTGGATGTGCGGCCTGCCCGGATACACCCCCGGCGACCTGATCGACGTCGACCTCGACGCGGCCAGGGAGACCGGGGAGATCATCCTCGGCAACGCGGACACCCTGGCCCAGCCCCTGCGGCTGACCGCGGACGAGGCGGCGAGCCTGGTCGTGGGGGTGTCCCTGCTGGAGGCCCTTCCCGCGACGGAGGGGCTGGAGGGCGGTGCCCTCAAGAGGGTGGGCGAGAAGCTGCGGGCCGCGGCCGGGGCCGCCGCGGGCGCCCTGGTGGACGCCGTGCAGGTGCGGACGGACATGGACGAGCAGGTCGCCCGGACCCAGCGCCGCTGCGCCGACGCCCTGGAATCGGGCCAGCGGCTGCACCTGCGCTACCTGTCGGGCTATCTGGACCAGGTCACCGAGCGCGAGGTGGACCCCATGGGACTGGTGGTGCAGGACGGCAACCAGTTCCTGGAGGGGTTCTGCCGTCTGCGCCAGGACGTGCGCCTGTTCCGCCTGGACCGGGTGCTGGAGCTCACCGTCCTGCCCTACGCCGCCGAGGTCCCCGAGGGGGTGGGCCGCCGCGACCTGTCCGCGGGCGTCCTGCAGCGCTCGGACCGCGACGCCCTGGTCACCCTGGACCTGGAGCCCTCCGCCCGCTGGGTGACCGAGGACTACGTGTGCGAGTCCGTGCTCGAACGCGAGGGCGGCGGTGTCCGCGCGACCCTGCGCACGCCCGCGCCGGCCTGGGTGGCGCGGCTGGCGCTGCGCCTGGGGCCGCAGTGCCGGGTGGCGGCTCCGGCGGCGCTGGCGGAGGAGGTGCGGGCGGAGGCCCTGCGGGCCCTGGAGCACTACCGACCGGCCCAAACGCCGGTTTCCCTGGTCGAGACCACTTCGTCGCCGGAGTGAGGCGCACATGTTCATGGAGGCGTGGGGTGTAGGTCATCCCGAACGGGATATGGTGAACTCGTGAGCGCCCTCGTTGTCCTGTTCGTGGTGGTTCTGACCGGAGCCGCCATCGGTGTCCTCGCGCTGCGCGTGCGCGGCGCCGCACGCGCGCTGGCCGTGCAGGTGAACCGGGCGTCGGGCGAATACCAGGCGAGCAGCGCCGCCCTGCGCGAGCGCGTCCGCCGGAGCGGCGCGGGGGCGTGATGGCCCCGCGGCGCATGCGCGTACCATCGAAGGCGCCTGGTCGCGCCCCAGAGAGAGGTTGAACCATGGGACCCTTTAACGGACCTACCATCGCCATCCTGGTGATCCTGGCCCTGCTGCTCTTCGGAGCCAAGAAGCTTCCGGACCTGGCCCGCTCCCTCGGGCGCAGCGCGCGCATCCTCAAGGCCGAGAGCAAGGGCCTGGTCGAGGAGGACAACGAGAACGCGGAGGACGAGTCCTCGCAGCAGGCCGGACGGCAGCAGCAGGGCCCCCAGGCCTCCGCGCCCTCCGAGGCTCCCCAGCAGCAGGGCTACCCCCAGCTGCCCGCCGGTCAGCGCATCGTCCACGAGTCCGGTGAGCCCACCCGGCACACCTACGGCAACTGAACGGCTTCGCCCCCGGGGCGCGGACCGTGTCCGGCGACCAGGGGCGGTAGGAGCCGACAGGCGACGGGCGCGGCGCCGCGGGGCGCCGCGCCGGACGGTGGTCAGTGGGTGGCCGCGCCCGCGCGGCCCGGAGGAGACAGGAAAGTGACGGCACGATGACGGCACGACGCCGGGACAACCCAGAGGCCCGGATGCCGCTCATGGAGCACCTGCGCGAGCTGCGCGGACGCCTCACCAAGGCGATGATCGCTCTCATCCTCGGCGCTGTGGTCGGGTACTTCGTCTACGACATCGTCTGGGAGATCCTCAAGGCGCCCTACTGTTCGCTGCCCGAGTCCGAGGCGGTCGATCCCGAGGGCTGCTCGCTCATCGTCACCGGCCCCTTCGACGCGTTCTTCGTCGCGTTCAAGGTGTGGGCGTTCGTCGGAGCCCTCGTCTCCGCCCCGTTCTGGCTCTACCAGCTGTGGGCGTTCGTCGCCCCGGCCCTGCACAGCCGCGAGAAGAAGTACGCCTACATCTTCGCCCCGCTGGCGGCGCTGCTGTTCATCGGCGGCGCGTGCCTGGCCTACTACGTCACCGCGCTCGCCCTGACCATGCTGTTCGGCTTCCTGCCCGAGGACGCGCTGACGTTCCTCACCATCGGCGAGTACCTGGACTACATGGTCGTCATGATGGGCATGTTCGGACTCGGGTTCGTCCTGCCCCTGCTGGTGGCCCTGCTCAACCTCACCGGGATCCTGCCGCACGCGGCCCTCGCCAAGTGGCGGCGCGTCATCATCTTCGCCTCGTTCGCGGTGGCGGCGATCATCACCCCGGCCGAGCCGATCTCGATGCTGGCCCTGGCGGTGCCGCTCGTGGTGCTGTTCGAGATCGCCGAGCTGTTCGCCTTCCTCAACGACCGGCGCAAGCGCCGCGACGACCCCTACGCGGACCTCGACGACGACGAGATCTCCGAACTCGACGACCAGCTCTCCCCGCTGGACGACACCGAGTCCGAGCCGGAGACCGGAAAGCGGACCTGAGGCCCCGGTACGAGCCGCTAGGGTCGGGCGGTGTGGGCGACCGTACGGCCCACGGGCCCGGGGAACGGCCTCCGGGCCGGTCCGGTGACTGGGAAGAGGAAGCACGATGAGTGAGCGGTCCGAGGCCGAGCGGGAGCTCCCTCCTGAGGCGATGGGCAACGAGAAGTGGCACGACACCACGCACGCGGTGTGGATGCGTTCCTCGCTGTCCAGGGACGACTCCGAGGCGGTCGTCGAGGTCGCCCGGTTCGACGATGATTTCCGCGCCGTCCGCGACGGCAAGGCCCCGGAGAAGGGCACGCTGTTCTTCACCCCGGCGGAGTGGGAGGCCTTCGTCCTGGGCGCCCGGGACGGCGAGTTCGACATTCCCGAGGAGTACCTCACCGAGGAGGAGCGCCGCATCCAGAACCGCGAGGTCGAGGTCGACGTCGCCTGGGTGCCCTCCCCGCTGAACACGCCGGAGGCGATGGAGGAGTACCATCGCCGCCAGCGCGAGGAAGCCGAGCAGGAGCAGGGCCAGGACGCCCTGTCCTGACGCACCCCCGGGGCGCGGGGGAGTGCGGGCGGCCTCCGCGAGTCCGTACGTCCCCGCTCCCGTCGGTTAGCAAGGTCTCCATCTCATGACCCCCCACATCGCCCTCCTGGTCAACCCCG
This genomic interval carries:
- the prcB gene encoding proteasome subunit beta, giving the protein MPGWGASGGSRVFAGFEGGRLPAAFMSAGTSSFTEFLTSVHPEMLPGHRLPEGGAAGHLTPDATTIVALTFPGGVLLAGDRRATQGNVIANRDMEKVFRTDEFSAVAIAGSAGFGIELARLYQVELEHYEKMEGRSLTLEGKANKLSQMVRGNLGLAMQGFVMIPLFVGFDENTAQGRVFSYDAVGGRYEEHRYHSIGSGSVYARGSIKKLYSDDLDETTAIKVALESLYDAADDDSATGGPDLHRKIFPLIDVITEDGHRRIPAEDVARLATEMVEARAADPDGPTASLS
- the prcA gene encoding proteasome subunit alpha, which encodes MSMPFYVAPEQQMKDKADYARKGIARGRSAVVLQYEGGILMVADNMSRTLHKISELYDRIGFAAVGRYPEFENLRLMGVRFADVRGYQYDRRDVSGRQLANIYAQTLGTVFSESLKPWEVEIVVAEVGDTAADDEIYRITFDGSIVDEQGFVAVGGSSDHVGTVLKDRFAADAPLSAALNTATHALARENGEERELEAANLEVAVLERSREHRKFRRIHGRRLTSLIEEGQAAARPASGGGDTTEDEANE
- the pafA gene encoding Pup--protein ligase; the encoded protein is MERRIFGLENEYGVTCTFRGQRRLSPDEVARYLFRRVVSWGRSSNVFLRNGARLYLDVGSHPEYATPECDSLLDLVAHDKAGERILEGLQVDAEQRLHEEGIAGDIYLFKNNTDSAGNSYGCHENYLVGRHGEFGRLADVLIPFLVTRQIICGAGKVLQTPRGALFCVSQRAEHIWEGVSSATTRSRPIINTRDEPHADAERFRRLHVIVGDSNMSETTTLLKLGSTDLVLRMIEAGVVMRDYTLENPIRAIREVSHDMTGRRKVRLANGREASALEIQREYLEKVQGYVDRHGTDAVGKRVLDLWQRTLEAVETQNLDLVSREIDWVAKYKLLERYRDKHDLSLSSPRVAQLDLTYHDIHRDRGLFYLMQNRGQMERVVNDLKIFEAKSVPPQTTRARLRGEFIRRAQEQRRDFTVDWVHLKLNDQAQRTVLCKDPFKSVDERVEKLIAGM
- a CDS encoding FKBP-type peptidyl-prolyl cis-trans isomerase, whose product is MHRRAAALAVPLTAIALAVSSCGSIPDEWRTPAFLRMGEDELDPRLPEVRGDVGEEPEVVFPDNELPDEELSGIVSQGSGEDELVRNDDLLVANVAQYQWTAPGEGELVEGQSSYETGAPDLVRMEQMPEYITEGLVNQPVGSRAVFVFPPLTEEERTQAEAAGQPAPEGASVLVLDVMDRYNKGAVVPGEQTTNGGGDLPEVVQEGHSEPEITIPETDPPEDLVVEPLIEGDGAEVEEGQQVIVQYTGVRWEADEDGGHEPFDSTWSRAGDPFDTTIGAGAVIEGWDEGMVGQRVGSRLLLVVPGDMAYGETEEEAMGGPVGTLVFVIDVLGAVDNPPPAEEPSAEPSDGADEEATEEEAAEEDSGE
- a CDS encoding methionyl-tRNA formyltransferase — encoded protein: MADRRRYCYVSGLSLGIAALEELCAQGRPPSLVLSYPAELAHRSGYADYETVTRRHGLPHVRVADINSDEARDALATHGIDLMVVAGWSQIVHEQVLSALPLGAVGLHPTPLPVGRGRAPITWTILRDFRSSAVTLFHLEPEPETGDIIDQTWFDLAPDVTATCLYGTVARLQSALLVRHLDDILAGTAPRRRQAGHASVWPRRRPSDGHLDFTAAGRDVDRMVRALAEPFPGAFGMFGGARITLCSGRLDESVPGGAPGEVVAAGQGRTWGVTCGDGAVFVPDALRVDEGVRAEPTSLAMFRPGTFFDAPSAHMLDATQRVPVPGQARSPESLLRA
- a CDS encoding DUF3866 family protein, which translates into the protein MIRWRRGEVRQILPSWPGVRVCEVDVHPRGDDDPAPRRCRALAYPDVVGGPEVGDEVLLNTGALDLGLGTGGYALVVAVPDRLPPDREGPGHLVKARYTPLQTTVLGTDEQDSPHHDRLRTATGVDGMPVVVADLHSSLPAVVAGVRAENPGARIAYVMLDGGALPAAFSQLVGTLRHEGLVSGCVTTGQAYGGDLEAVTVHSGLLAARHVLRADLAVLCQGPGNLGTGTPWGFSGVACGEAVNAVGVLGGRPVAALRISEADRRERHRGVSHHSLTAFGRVALARADVVVPALPGPFGELVRTQTAALGQRHALVNVGVAGLEDELRALPVKVSTMGRGLEEDRPAFLSAAAAGRHAARLLRAG
- a CDS encoding YafY family protein, with amino-acid sequence MSRRKTERQLNLVICLLSTRRHLTAQEIRQTVLGYAEAESESAFKRMFERDKRELRDSGIPIQVGTGDAVSGEEGYRISRSDYELPEIELLPDEALVLGLAARAWRHASLGEAAANALFKLRSAGVPVDTEAAPGLTPAMRTDEPSFRPVWQAVRDRRPIAFDYRKPGQAGSERREIEPWGIVNQHGHWYVVGHDRHRGARRVFRLGRVRGEVDVLRGGPDVRVPEGVDLRSVVATQKAEPERSATVRVRTDSAHELRRRALRVVAGERDGAGSGWDTLSYPYVDTPDLVRSVASFGSRAELVEPADARAAVAAHLAATAEHEVPPGEPEDAVARHEAAVSARGPRSSDQLRRLLMLVPYALGRDLRVEEVARHFGLSEKQVVADLGLLWMCGLPGYTPGDLIDVDLDAARETGEIILGNADTLAQPLRLTADEAASLVVGVSLLEALPATEGLEGGALKRVGEKLRAAAGAAAGALVDAVQVRTDMDEQVARTQRRCADALESGQRLHLRYLSGYLDQVTEREVDPMGLVVQDGNQFLEGFCRLRQDVRLFRLDRVLELTVLPYAAEVPEGVGRRDLSAGVLQRSDRDALVTLDLEPSARWVTEDYVCESVLEREGGGVRATLRTPAPAWVARLALRLGPQCRVAAPAALAEEVRAEALRALEHYRPAQTPVSLVETTSSPE
- the tatA gene encoding Sec-independent protein translocase subunit TatA; protein product: MGPFNGPTIAILVILALLLFGAKKLPDLARSLGRSARILKAESKGLVEEDNENAEDESSQQAGRQQQGPQASAPSEAPQQQGYPQLPAGQRIVHESGEPTRHTYGN
- the tatC gene encoding twin-arginine translocase subunit TatC, with amino-acid sequence MPLMEHLRELRGRLTKAMIALILGAVVGYFVYDIVWEILKAPYCSLPESEAVDPEGCSLIVTGPFDAFFVAFKVWAFVGALVSAPFWLYQLWAFVAPALHSREKKYAYIFAPLAALLFIGGACLAYYVTALALTMLFGFLPEDALTFLTIGEYLDYMVVMMGMFGLGFVLPLLVALLNLTGILPHAALAKWRRVIIFASFAVAAIITPAEPISMLALAVPLVVLFEIAELFAFLNDRRKRRDDPYADLDDDEISELDDQLSPLDDTESEPETGKRT
- a CDS encoding DUF397 domain-containing protein: MSERSEAERELPPEAMGNEKWHDTTHAVWMRSSLSRDDSEAVVEVARFDDDFRAVRDGKAPEKGTLFFTPAEWEAFVLGARDGEFDIPEEYLTEEERRIQNREVEVDVAWVPSPLNTPEAMEEYHRRQREEAEQEQGQDALS